The Rhodocytophaga rosea genome has a segment encoding these proteins:
- a CDS encoding cupin domain-containing protein, giving the protein MKRNTFLNTFLTASAFVATPFHLLAKNIRKFREDKGFKVEAGKDRAGKPILLFEGDTFTCKVSTRDTDGDMYVFESTRTKKGGPSYHYHFDQDEWWYVLKGEFLFKIGDKTFTAKAGDSVFGPRMVPHAFSKTGEGEATLLMFFQPAGKMEEMFIKISQGVAKNMSEEEQDKFRAEHGIKRVGPPIDYMKKW; this is encoded by the coding sequence ATGAAAAGAAATACTTTCCTCAATACATTTTTAACTGCAAGTGCTTTTGTAGCTACCCCTTTCCATCTGCTGGCAAAAAACATAAGAAAATTCAGAGAAGATAAAGGGTTTAAAGTAGAGGCCGGTAAAGACCGGGCGGGTAAACCTATTTTGCTCTTTGAAGGAGATACTTTTACATGCAAAGTGTCTACCAGAGATACAGATGGGGACATGTATGTATTTGAATCAACCAGAACAAAGAAGGGAGGACCTTCTTATCATTACCATTTCGATCAGGATGAGTGGTGGTATGTGCTGAAAGGCGAGTTTTTGTTTAAAATAGGGGATAAAACCTTTACGGCTAAAGCCGGCGACAGTGTGTTTGGGCCAAGGATGGTGCCTCATGCATTTTCTAAAACTGGCGAAGGAGAAGCTACCCTGCTGATGTTTTTTCAGCCTGCCGGTAAAATGGAAGAAATGTTCATCAAGATCAGTCAGGGAGTAGCCAAAAATATGTCTGAGGAAGAGCAGGATAAGTTCCGGGCAGAACATGGTATCAAACGGGTAGGTCCTCCGATTGATTATATGAAAAAATGGTAA
- a CDS encoding amidohydrolase family protein: MNHRFSILIFIVAIFLQGINLFAQEKPVPKSPPRTEGEGPFNQLIIRGVTLINGTGAPPIGPVDIVVEKNKIKTIKVVGYPGVPIKAENRPKANPGDKELNAEGMYLMPGLIDMHGHIGGAAQGTTAEYVFKLWMAHGITTIRDPSCGNGLDWVLEHKNKSIQNTITAPRIEAYAYFGQDAKTPVSSPQEAREWVKNIAKRGADGIKFFGARPDIMQAALAEAKTSGLRSACHHAQMDVAWLNVLQTAKMGLTSMEHWYGLPEALFTDRTIQNYPTDYNYNNEQHRFGEAGTLWKQAAKPYSEKWNQVMDELIALDFTIDPTFNIYEANRELMLARRAEWHDEYTLPSLWEFYQPSRISHGSHWHDWGTEQEVAWKENYRLWMTFVNEYKNRGGRVTTGSDSGYIFQLYGFAFIRELELLREAGFHPLEVIRAATLKGAEALGLASEIGSVEVGKLADFVIVEENPLQNLKVLYGTGAIKLTADNQVTRVGGVKYTIKDGIVYDAKKLLADVRKMVSEAKSASNYQMAQPGMKK, translated from the coding sequence ATGAACCACCGCTTTTCTATTCTTATATTTATTGTTGCCATTTTTTTACAGGGCATTAACCTTTTTGCCCAGGAAAAACCGGTACCTAAATCTCCGCCCAGGACAGAAGGAGAAGGACCTTTTAACCAGCTTATCATCCGGGGCGTAACCTTAATCAATGGTACTGGTGCTCCACCTATCGGACCAGTCGATATTGTGGTAGAAAAAAACAAGATTAAAACGATTAAAGTGGTTGGCTATCCGGGTGTTCCTATCAAAGCCGAAAACCGCCCGAAAGCCAATCCGGGCGACAAAGAATTGAATGCAGAGGGCATGTACCTAATGCCGGGCTTGATTGATATGCATGGTCATATCGGTGGCGCTGCCCAGGGAACCACCGCCGAATATGTATTCAAGCTCTGGATGGCTCATGGCATTACTACCATCCGTGATCCTTCCTGTGGCAACGGCCTCGATTGGGTACTGGAACATAAAAATAAAAGTATCCAGAATACCATTACTGCACCCCGTATTGAAGCCTATGCGTATTTCGGCCAGGATGCCAAAACGCCTGTATCTTCTCCCCAGGAAGCCAGAGAATGGGTAAAGAACATAGCAAAAAGAGGCGCAGACGGTATTAAGTTTTTTGGTGCCCGTCCGGATATTATGCAGGCAGCTTTAGCGGAAGCAAAAACGTCCGGATTACGTTCAGCTTGCCACCATGCTCAAATGGATGTAGCCTGGCTAAATGTACTGCAAACGGCTAAAATGGGGCTTACCTCTATGGAACACTGGTATGGTCTGCCAGAAGCATTATTCACTGACCGCACGATACAAAATTATCCAACTGATTACAATTACAACAATGAACAGCACCGCTTTGGTGAGGCAGGTACTTTGTGGAAGCAAGCTGCCAAGCCCTATTCTGAGAAATGGAACCAGGTGATGGATGAACTTATTGCCCTGGATTTCACTATTGATCCCACATTTAACATTTATGAAGCCAACCGGGAACTGATGCTGGCCCGCCGGGCAGAATGGCACGATGAGTATACGCTGCCTTCACTGTGGGAGTTCTATCAGCCCAGCCGCATTTCTCATGGCTCTCACTGGCACGACTGGGGCACCGAACAGGAAGTGGCCTGGAAAGAAAATTACCGCCTGTGGATGACCTTCGTAAACGAATATAAAAACCGCGGTGGCCGGGTAACTACCGGTTCAGATTCGGGCTATATTTTTCAACTCTATGGATTTGCGTTTATCCGCGAACTGGAATTATTACGGGAAGCCGGTTTTCATCCGCTGGAAGTGATCCGGGCAGCTACGTTGAAAGGCGCTGAGGCCCTGGGATTAGCCAGCGAGATTGGTTCGGTGGAAGTAGGTAAACTGGCTGATTTTGTGATCGTAGAAGAAAATCCGCTTCAAAACCTGAAAGTACTCTATGGTACCGGCGCCATTAAACTCACCGCCGATAACCAGGTAACCAGGGTAGGAGGGGTGAAGTATACCATTAAAGACGGTATTGTATACGATGCCAAGAAACTTCTGGCCGACGTACGCAAAATGGTAAGTGAAGCCAAATCTGCTTCCAACTATCAGATGGCACAACCGGGAATGAAAAAGTAG
- a CDS encoding glycoside hydrolase family 16 protein yields MKPFILLSCIAIFLACQNKPEPAVPAKPVIVETPPDEVFPPSAYTQLIWSDEFDGSIINLTKWQHEINDNGGGNNELQYYTAEPANSFVKDGNLVIEAIKETYKTRSYTSARLNTKNKADFKYGKIEVRAKLPKGQGVWPAIWMLPTDEEFGGWPKSGEIDIMELVGHKANTVHGTVHYGQAWPNNQYKGTFTVLPAGDFSNDFHVFSIVWERNLIRWYLDETQFFSIKPADLSPHHYPFNARFHLLLNVAVGGNWPGNPDATTVFPQRMLVDYVRVYQRKE; encoded by the coding sequence ATGAAACCGTTCATTCTACTCTCCTGTATTGCCATTTTTCTGGCCTGCCAAAACAAACCTGAACCTGCTGTTCCTGCTAAACCGGTTATAGTTGAAACTCCACCAGATGAAGTTTTTCCACCGTCTGCTTATACCCAACTAATCTGGAGTGATGAATTTGACGGTTCAATTATTAACCTTACCAAATGGCAGCATGAAATAAATGACAATGGGGGCGGGAATAATGAATTACAATATTATACAGCCGAGCCTGCCAATTCATTTGTAAAAGATGGAAATCTGGTGATCGAAGCCATAAAGGAAACCTATAAAACCAGGTCGTATACCTCTGCCCGGCTCAATACCAAAAACAAAGCTGACTTTAAATATGGCAAGATAGAAGTCCGGGCAAAGCTGCCGAAAGGACAAGGGGTATGGCCTGCTATCTGGATGCTGCCCACCGACGAAGAATTCGGCGGATGGCCCAAAAGCGGAGAGATAGACATTATGGAACTTGTCGGACATAAGGCTAATACGGTACATGGCACAGTTCATTACGGTCAGGCATGGCCCAATAATCAATACAAGGGAACTTTTACTGTACTTCCAGCTGGCGATTTCTCCAATGATTTTCATGTGTTCTCTATCGTCTGGGAGAGAAATCTGATCCGATGGTACCTGGATGAAACCCAGTTTTTCAGCATTAAACCGGCAGATCTGTCTCCTCATCATTATCCCTTCAATGCCAGATTCCATCTGCTACTAAATGTAGCGGTTGGCGGCAACTGGCCTGGAAATCCGGATGCAACTACTGTTTTTCCGCAGCGAATGCTGGTAGATTATGTGCGGGTATACCAGCGAAAAGAATAA
- a CDS encoding ABC transporter permease — protein MLKNYITIAFRNLLRQKGHTAINIAGLAIGIATCMLIMLFIQDELSYDKFNEKADRIYRINFIGKLNGEDLRFPLAPAPAAQMLKTDYPEVQEATRVRVSGSPLVTYENNTFKENSFAYVDSNFFQVFTIPFLKGNPKTALNEPNTVVISQELAKKYFGNQEPVGKVLQFKAWQQSYKVTGVIDKVPSYSHFHFDMFASMSSLEESKQPVFVSFNFHTYLVLPKGYDYKQLEAKLPQVVDKYMAPQLQQFMGINFEELKKKGDHAGLFLQPLTDIHLHSNFQHELEPGGDIQYVYIFGAIALFMLLIACINFMNLSTASAAKRAKEVGIRKVLGSVKQQLVGQFLVESILLVSFSLVLAVVLVFLAIPVFNNLADKQLSLLSFVNPFLILGLLLFGLLVGVIAGSYPAFFLSSFQPIEVLKGKMTVGGKTIGLRSALVVFQFFISTNLIVGTAVVYEQLTYIQHKKIGYDKDQLMVIHDTYALDKNEEVFKQQLLRDSRVASASISSYIPAGPTNWNNSVVQPENNNSQSVTTQQYQVDHDYVPTLGMEIVKGRNFSKDFPTDSTAVIINEAAMRAFGWSQDPLNKVIGRFIDNKGNKLNYRVVGVVKDFHFESLHRTISPLLMFLGDNGGSVIVRSKTKDVEGLLSTMKNQWSQFGSGSPFAYSFMDERFAETYEAEQKVGRIIGIFAGITIFVACLGLFGLATFTAQQRTKEIGIRKVLGASVFNITLLLSKEFSKLVLIGFLISVPVSWYAMHKWLENFAYKINVGIGVFVVAGLLALCIAWLTVSYQSIKAALTNPVKSLRSE, from the coding sequence ATGCTCAAAAATTATATAACCATTGCTTTCCGGAATTTGCTCCGGCAGAAAGGGCACACGGCCATTAATATAGCTGGTTTAGCTATTGGCATTGCTACCTGTATGCTCATTATGCTTTTTATACAGGATGAGCTGAGTTATGACAAATTCAATGAAAAAGCCGACCGGATTTACCGGATTAATTTCATTGGAAAACTCAATGGCGAAGACCTGAGATTTCCCTTGGCACCAGCCCCGGCCGCTCAGATGCTGAAAACGGATTATCCGGAAGTACAGGAAGCTACCAGGGTACGTGTGAGTGGAAGTCCGCTGGTGACTTATGAGAATAACACCTTTAAAGAAAATTCATTTGCCTATGTAGATTCTAACTTTTTTCAGGTATTTACCATTCCTTTTCTGAAAGGAAATCCGAAAACCGCCTTAAATGAGCCGAATACCGTTGTTATCAGTCAGGAGCTGGCTAAGAAATATTTCGGTAATCAGGAACCTGTTGGCAAAGTACTGCAATTCAAAGCCTGGCAACAAAGCTATAAAGTTACCGGGGTAATCGACAAAGTGCCCAGCTATTCGCATTTTCATTTTGATATGTTTGCTTCCATGTCCAGCCTGGAAGAATCTAAACAGCCTGTATTTGTAAGTTTTAATTTTCACACCTATCTGGTATTGCCCAAAGGCTACGATTACAAACAGCTGGAAGCAAAACTGCCGCAGGTGGTAGATAAATATATGGCACCCCAGCTTCAGCAGTTTATGGGTATTAATTTTGAGGAGCTAAAGAAAAAAGGCGACCATGCTGGTTTATTCCTCCAGCCACTTACCGATATTCACCTGCATTCTAATTTTCAGCATGAGCTGGAGCCGGGCGGTGATATTCAGTATGTATATATTTTTGGTGCTATTGCCCTGTTCATGTTGCTGATTGCCTGCATTAACTTTATGAATCTGTCGACGGCGAGTGCGGCCAAACGGGCCAAAGAAGTAGGGATACGTAAAGTATTGGGATCAGTAAAACAACAACTGGTAGGCCAGTTTCTGGTCGAATCTATCTTGCTGGTGTCGTTTTCGCTGGTATTGGCCGTTGTACTGGTTTTTCTGGCGATTCCGGTATTCAACAACCTGGCTGATAAACAACTGAGTTTACTTTCTTTTGTCAATCCTTTCTTAATCCTGGGCTTACTCCTGTTTGGCTTGCTGGTAGGGGTAATTGCTGGCAGTTATCCGGCATTTTTTCTTTCTTCTTTCCAGCCTATCGAAGTATTAAAAGGTAAAATGACTGTAGGCGGAAAAACCATTGGCTTGCGTAGCGCCCTGGTGGTGTTCCAGTTTTTTATTTCTACCAACCTGATTGTTGGTACGGCCGTGGTGTACGAACAACTGACCTATATTCAGCACAAAAAGATAGGCTATGACAAAGACCAGTTAATGGTAATACATGATACCTATGCCCTTGATAAAAATGAGGAGGTATTCAAACAACAGTTACTCAGAGATTCCAGGGTGGCCAGTGCAAGTATTTCCAGCTATATTCCAGCAGGACCTACCAACTGGAATAATTCTGTCGTACAGCCGGAAAACAATAATTCGCAAAGTGTAACCACCCAGCAATATCAGGTAGATCATGATTATGTGCCTACCTTAGGAATGGAGATAGTGAAAGGGCGTAATTTCTCTAAAGATTTTCCAACTGATTCAACAGCTGTGATTATTAATGAAGCTGCCATGCGTGCCTTCGGCTGGAGCCAGGACCCACTCAACAAAGTAATAGGGCGCTTTATAGACAACAAAGGCAATAAACTCAACTATCGGGTAGTTGGCGTAGTAAAAGATTTTCATTTCGAATCGCTGCACCGTACCATTTCCCCATTACTGATGTTTCTGGGCGATAATGGCGGTTCTGTCATTGTGCGTTCCAAAACCAAAGATGTGGAAGGGTTGCTCTCTACCATGAAAAACCAGTGGAGCCAGTTTGGTTCAGGTTCTCCATTTGCCTATTCTTTTATGGATGAGCGTTTTGCCGAAACCTATGAAGCGGAGCAGAAAGTAGGACGTATCATCGGCATTTTTGCTGGTATCACCATTTTTGTGGCTTGTTTAGGCTTATTTGGCCTGGCTACTTTCACTGCCCAGCAACGCACCAAAGAAATAGGTATCCGTAAGGTATTGGGCGCCTCGGTATTTAATATCACCCTGCTGCTTTCTAAAGAATTTTCTAAACTCGTATTGATCGGATTCCTGATTTCTGTGCCGGTTTCCTGGTATGCGATGCACAAATGGCTGGAGAATTTCGCCTATAAAATTAATGTGGGGATTGGGGTATTTGTAGTAGCTGGTTTATTGGCTTTGTGTATTGCCTGGCTTACAGTAAGTTACCAGTCTATTAAAGCAGCATTAACCAATCCGGTGAAAAGTTTACGAAGCGAATAA
- a CDS encoding pentapeptide repeat-containing protein has translation MKKLSTFLLLNLLIVAAFAQNKIDAKTIIDKLNKGEAVSYQNAEITGDLDFTHLQNMQIEKGSKNNDDDDYKTYRSEVKSSIRFVNCRFTGPVLAYYSEQDKATYNADFKDDVIFENCVFEKESAFKYSQFEKNASFKQSKFNKEALFKYSKFATGPDFKNTTFEDAANFKYAKFPKGVTFEGATFKEEAVFKYADFSDGVRFTKTTFKGFSDFKYTKFSEPLELSDVSFSGDEDFKYAKVDGKNFSSYLLKNK, from the coding sequence ATGAAAAAGCTGTCCACTTTCCTGTTATTGAATCTGCTGATTGTAGCCGCCTTTGCACAGAATAAAATTGATGCGAAAACCATTATTGATAAATTGAATAAAGGCGAAGCTGTTTCGTACCAGAATGCAGAAATTACCGGCGACCTTGATTTTACACACCTACAGAATATGCAGATCGAAAAAGGAAGCAAAAACAATGACGACGATGACTATAAAACCTATCGCAGTGAAGTAAAGTCGAGCATTCGTTTTGTAAACTGCCGCTTTACTGGCCCAGTGCTGGCATATTACTCTGAGCAAGACAAAGCTACTTACAATGCCGACTTTAAAGATGATGTGATATTTGAAAATTGCGTGTTTGAGAAGGAAAGTGCATTTAAGTATTCCCAGTTTGAAAAAAATGCCTCCTTCAAGCAATCTAAATTCAACAAAGAAGCTTTATTCAAATACAGCAAATTTGCCACTGGTCCTGATTTTAAAAACACCACTTTTGAAGATGCTGCCAATTTCAAATATGCCAAGTTCCCCAAAGGTGTAACGTTTGAAGGCGCTACTTTTAAAGAGGAAGCGGTTTTTAAATATGCTGATTTTTCAGATGGGGTACGGTTTACCAAAACTACCTTTAAAGGCTTTTCCGATTTTAAATACACCAAATTTTCCGAACCTCTGGAACTGTCAGATGTCTCTTTTAGCGGCGATGAAGATTTTAAATATGCCAAAGTAGATGGCAAAAATTTTTCCTCTTACCTGCTTAAAAATAAATAA